CGCTGCAGGTCTTCTTGGTAGAACATGATGTCTCCTTTCTCCAGATGTTCAAACGCCAGCCTCCCCAGCTTCAGAAGAAGCTCCCTGTCAGCCTCCGTCAGCTGCTGTGGACTCGTCTCATGTCCCTCTTCATACTTCTGCTTCTTCCTCTTGGTCTGGACCAGCAGGAAGTGTGAGTACATGTCAGTGAGGGTCTGGGGCAGCTCTCCTCTCTGGTCTGTAGTCAACATGTGGTCCAGAACTGCAGCAGTGATCCAGCAGAAGACTGGGATCATACACATGATGTGGAGGCTCCTGGAGCTCTTGATGTGAGAGATGATTCTGCTGGACAGGTCTTCATCACTCGATCTCCTCCTGAAGTACTCCTCCTTCTGGGCGTCAGTGAAGCCTCGTACTTCTGTCACCCTGTCCACACACTCAGGAGGGATCTCATTGGCCGCTGCAGGTCTGGAAGTTATCCAGACTAGAGCCGAGGGAAGCAGCTTCCCCCTGATGAGGTTTGTCAGCAGCACGTTGACTGAGGACTGCTGAGAGACATCAGACACAACCTCACTGTTTCTGATGTCCAGAGAAAGTCTGCTTTCATCCAGGCCGTCAAAGATGAGCAGCACTTTGCAGACAGCCAGCTGCTCTGCTGTGACCTTCTGTAAGGTTGGATGGAAAACATGGAGCAGCCTGAGAAGACTGTACTGCTCACCTTTGATCAGGTTCAGCTCCCTGAAGGAGAGCGGGATCACCAGACTGACATCTTGGTTTCCCAAACCCTCGGCCCAGTCCAGAGTGAACTTCTGCACTGAGAAGGTTTTTCCAACTCCAGCGACTCCGTTGGTCAGGACCGCTCTGATGGGAGTCTGTTGGTCAGGTAAGGCTTTAAAGATGTCCTGGCACTTGATTGGAGTGTCATGGAGGGGCTTCTTCTTGGAAGCTGTCTCCAGCTGCCTCACCTCATGTTGGGTATTAACCTCTTCACTCTGGCCGTGTGTGATGTAGAGCTCAGTGAAGATGCTGTTGAGGAGGGTTTCACTTTGACCAGTTCCTTCAGTCACATGTTCACATCTCCTCCTCAGACTGAGCCTATGTTCATCTAGAACCTCCTGCAGACCACTATCTGCTGGAAGAGAAGGAAACATGAGAGAATGAGGAAAATGCTCTGAGAATCTAATTataacaataaaacaacaaACAGACTGAGTTTAAATGTTGTATAAACAGCTTACTGTCTCTGCTCTACAACAGTACACCTATTCAGAAACAAAGGAACCAGGAATAGGAATAAGACGCTGCGTGTGTTCGGCCTCTTACCTCGGACAGTTCTGGTCTGACTGGCTGTCTGCAGTCCAGCTCTGGTTCTGGATCTTTTCCCACACTGGGGACAGGAGGGGTCTCCtgatggaggtctctgctcccagTATGAGGCGATGCACTGTCTGCAGAACCAGTGTCCACAGCTGGTAGAGACTGGATCCTTCAGGACGTCCTGACACAGAGCACAGCTGGACAGCTGCTCCTCCACAGGACCACCACTCTTCCTCTTCCCTCTGTGGAGATGAACACTTTACATTAGTGCAGCTGATTCTCACCAATGGGCAGAGCGTCACAAACGTCACTCTCAAGACTCTTCTCCTCCAGTAGGACTCAGGTGAGGGTGCTGCACTTTTCCTTGTTCATgtgatgtttttttgttgttgttgttgttgttgttgtttctttccgttaactgTCAAGTGGGAACTAAGTATTTTTGTTAGTAcgtttttgtgtttctcttattATCCTACGATGCTGTGATGTGTGGCTGTGAATAAGAACATATGAAGGACAGAacatctgtttatgtttttagaaaggggcaggtcaTAGAAGATTTTCTTCTCCCTTCTCCTTTTCGGTCAAAGGTGTGTTtatagagacatgttttgtaaatgtttgTTATATATTCAGTTGTGCATACCATGAACGGAACAAATGAAATTTAATGAAAGATGAAATGTGTCACGCTGCACGAATACGCAGCTGACATGAATTTCACCTCTTCACTTTCTTGGTGTTGCCAGGCACGGATCTGGGTCTTTGCATTGACTCTACATGTAATCACACAAAGCTCTGTTATATCTGCTAATGCTAAACACAACCAGCTCACCAGGTTATCACTATTATTAATAAACATCTTTAAAATACACATCATAAACATGCCCAAGTAGTAAATCATGTTTTGGACCTTATAGTTAGTTTCTAGTGAGTATTTATcaatatctttgccatttaaaaCCATGTTAtgccactaggggtgtaacggtatccgtattcgtcccgtaccgtcacggttcggacgtcacggttcggcacatgcagtcacacggcgaaatagggatgccagcgattattcgattattcgaatattcgctacagtctccataatcgaatattatttttaaaaatcgattttatttatatatatatatttttttttaatgttttttttttttttttttctggcttagtttcaaccaaaatatatataaatatatatatgctaataatagtaatagtattaataattgtaaatggtcattggtcacaccaccagtttgttttactgtaaacttggaggaagcctgcgtgcagagcagactgctgctgcagcacgctacacaccgaccccgccccccctctccctcacatgtgcgactaacggcccgtccacacagcggcgtgcgttgacgcttcacaattcactttgaatggggtgacgtcacttttagccgaaatgcatcgtgggaagcgacgcggagcgtagctggcgtggctcactgcaaaagttgagcaatgttcaacttttgacgcctcggcagaagcgtcagccaatcgaatcatatgccagtccaagctctagccaatcaaaccgctgcttgtgtgtcagggcgggagattcatgtgattggttgttggtcgagtttcagacacgcccgccggcaagcgtcagcgcacgccgctgtgtggacgggccgtaaagatgaacaaagcggcaggtaaagtaattcagggcagtatccacccacctgcttcttttaaatcagctgtgtgggaacatttcgggttccctgtggactacaataacgatggagtgcgagtggtggatcggacgaggacggtgtgtcggcgtagttctacagcggtgcggtatgctaatgggaacacacgccaaacatgctaaatcatatcagaaggcatcacccagatttgccactcACCGGAcaacaaaagacaacagctgttcaacagctgatccccgctgtttttaagaagccaatagacatgagagccgagagaccaaaaataaataacggaagctattggcatatgtttttcaacgactttgtgctcttgaaacactttcttattatttatgatgtaatattttcaagacatcctttttagttttacagcttgatgaaacctttttgtttgacatcagccattatagataatatggccacctgagtgtactgtgtatggtttgtttttaactgtttaatacagttaattattcaaaatgtcagagttctttatttttaaactgaaacgtgcactactgttcaaacataaataacaacaaacctggaattatgaatttgggacttttttttgcttttttgttgttgtaccgaaccgtaccgaaccgtgacctctaAACcaaggtacgaaccgaaccgtgacttctgtgaaccgttacactcCTATATGCCACTGATAATGATGCTATAAATGCATATTGAAATATCCTGAAATAATGTTAGCTTGCTGTACTCTGCTGCCTTTGTTCTGTACTATACTGCACACTAGGGCTGcacccgaatatccgaatatccgaatatccG
This Pseudochaenichthys georgianus chromosome 7, fPseGeo1.2, whole genome shotgun sequence DNA region includes the following protein-coding sequences:
- the LOC117449043 gene encoding protein NLRC3-like isoform X4, which produces MSGLKDEEEDTSSVSSCLSLKSDRSRDSPPNFSDEPGPSDTKQRAESPVPSCLSLKSDRSKEWLPPVFSKEPGPSDTKGKRKSGGPVEEQLSSCALCQDVLKDPVSTSCGHWFCRQCIASYWEQRPPSGDPSCPQCGKRSRTRAGLQTASQTRTVRADSGLQEVLDEHRLSLRRRCEHVTEGTGQSETLLNSIFTELYITHGQSEEVNTQHEVRQLETASKKKPLHDTPIKCQDIFKALPDQQTPIRAVLTNGVAGVGKTFSVQKFTLDWAEGLGNQDVSLVIPLSFRELNLIKGEQYSLLRLLHVFHPTLQKVTAEQLAVCKVLLIFDGLDESRLSLDIRNSEVVSDVSQQSSVNVLLTNLIRGKLLPSALVWITSRPAAANEIPPECVDRVTEVRGFTDAQKEEYFRRRSSDEDLSSRIISHIKSSRSLHIMCMIPVFCWITAAVLDHMLTTDQRGELPQTLTDMYSHFLLVQTKRKKQKYEEGHETSPQQLTEADRELLLKLGRLAFEHLEKGDIMFYQEDLQRCGLDATEALVHSGVCTEIFRRESVIFQKTVYCFVHLSVQEFLAAVYVFHCYTNRDTAVLKDFLQGVYKNSRDQDYPSLDVFLERAMEKSLQSRNGHLDLFVRFLHGLSLESNQRLLGGLLGRTDNRPETIQRAINNLKEMSSRSSPDRMINILHCLTEMKDHSVHQEITEFLKSENRSEEELSEIHCSALAYMLQMSEEVLDELDLDQYTTSQEGRLRLLPAVRNCRKFKLGKLYGLSETEWEVVASALKSDPSHLRDLDLSNNKLQGSEVKLLSSGLKSPNCRLEALRVTERR